GATTTTCTTTGTGAAATAATTGATAATGAGTTTTCTGTGATAATTCTTGAACTTATTTTCCTTGCTAAGATACTTCATTATCTTCCGAAATCAAAATGATCATGTTGTGAGATTTGGGCTGTATAATATATTTTTCAGGCTGTTAATGGCATTTAGCAGTACTTTTGTTTAGCTTTGCAACGGTTATATTGGTAATTTCTGTGTGTTCTGTAATTTCAAATATTTCTCAAGATGAAAAAACTTTCTTTGTTAGCGTTTTCGGTTTTAATTTCATTGATTTGTTTTGCACAAGAACGTGGGAAACCTGTTCCTGTCTTTTCCGAGCAGTCTTTTAACTTTGGGAGAATTCCTGAAGAGGCGGGTAAGGTGACACATGAGTTTATGTTTACTAATCAGGGAGATGGTCCATTGGTAATTCAACAGGTTATTGCATCGTGCGGTTGCACAACTCCTGTGTGGCCAAAAGAGCCAATTCCGCCTGGAGGTCATGCTTCAATCCGAGTGACCTACTCAACGATTGATCGTCCTGGTATGTTCGACAAGACTATTACGATTTATAATAATTCGAATAAGAATCCTGTCTCGTTGCATATCACGGGAGAAGTGATTCAAAAACCGGTTTCGATTGAACAGGCTTATCCTCAGGTAATGGGACCTTTGCGTATGAAATCCCGGTTTATCTCTTTTGGTAATATGACTACACAAGGGACAAAGACGGAACAAATTTTAATTTTGAATGTTTCAAAAGCTCCCGTTGAAGTGTCTTTGGAGAAATTGCCGCCATACTTAAAAGGCATCGTTGTACCATCGGTTATGCAGCCTAATTCTGAAGCGGCCGTTATTTTCTCATTGAATAGTGCTATGCTTCACGATTGGGGTATTCATTCTGACGAAATACCCTTGATAGTCAATCACGACAAGGCCGCATCACATGATAATATTTTGACTTTGACCGTTAATCGTTTAGAAGATTTTACTCATCTGACACCTGCGGAACGTAAAAACGCTCCGGCTATTTCTATTATTCCTGGAGAGGTGCGATTACAGGATGTGAAACAAAATGTAATGAAACGGGGCAGTTTTATCGTAAAAAATAGTGGAGCATCTCCATTATTACTTTTAAAAGCGTTTTCTGATTGTGATTGCATTAAAACATTTTTGCCAAAACATGCTATTGCTCCTCAGAAAGAAGAGACCGTCCGTTTTGAATTAACCCCTGGCATTACATTAGGAGATCGTTTTGAAACATTGAATATCATTACAAATGCACCGTCTGCCCCCAGTAAACAGGTGCACATAAGCTGGGAGACCGTGAAATAATTCATTCATATTGATTTGTCTTGCAAAAAGCTATTTTAAATGCAGATTAATCAATTATTAAATGGTATCAAATTGCTACTCAGGCAGAATATTTTACTTTGGAATGGCTTATTTTTGAATGTATTTTCATTTCAATGTTGATATGAAAGCGTGTAAATTTTACTTTCCAAAAGAGGATGTAATATTGATATACAAGTTTCACACAACCTTCACAATTAAAAGCTATTATCGTATGAAAAAGGCGGTGTTTTTATTATTCATAGGAACTTTGATGGGTGCATTAACCGGATGCTCAACTCCTTATCATTTGTTGGCTAGTCAAGTAATGGATAATGCACAACTAAATTCGTACAAAACTTATTCCTTTGTGCCCTATTATCAACAAGGCAAAATGGCTGAGCCGGGACGACTGAGATTTTCGGAATCAGATTACAATGGGTTTATTAATGCCATCCGTACAGAGATGAATAAACGGGGTTATACCGAAACTTCCAATGGATCTCTATTGATAGCTGTCGGATTGACAGTGTTACGGAATGCAACTGTGAATACGAATATTTATCCCGCTTACGGAGGCATTCGATATTATTCTCCTGCATATTTTCGGTATGGATGGGCACCTTATTGGCGGCACAGAACATATCGAGCATATACAACAGCAAGAATTGACAAAGAAGGAGTTTTAGTTATGGAAATGATTGATCCAAAAAATGAGTCTCATTTGTACACGGCCGCAGTCAGCGCTGTTTTGGATCCTTCGCATACTCAGCTCAAAGATACAACCCAATTAGAACAGGCTGCCCGAGTATTGTTCAAAAAATTTCCGGTGCACTCCAAGAAATAATTTGCCACTGATTTGTTAGATTTGAAAGGATGTAAAGGTTTGTATTTTGCATCCTTTTTCTGTTTTTTGAACGGCAAAAGGTAATTACACCTCAAACTGTAACTTCCGGATAGAATTGCTATTTTTGCATTCCTAAATTTTAGTAGCCTTACAATGATTTATCCGGCTTCATTTGAAGAAAAGATTGGTTTTGTTACTCTTCGGGAACAACTCCAGGAACGCTGTCTTTGTCCTATTGGAAAAGAAGAGGTAGATGCAATGTCCTTTCTGGTGGATTATGACAGTATGATGAAACGGCTTACAGAAACGTCAGAGATGATGGTGATTCTGTCTGAAGAAGCTGATCAATGGCCGGTGAATTATTATATAGATGTTAGGCACTGGCTTGGAAGAATACGTGTTGAGGGAACTTTTCCAACTGAAAATGAATTATTTGACTTACAACGTTCTTTGCAGACCATTGACGAAATTATTCGTTTTTTTCGTGCCCGTCAGGATCGGGAGACACGTTATCATCATCTTAAGGAGCTTGTAAATATAGAACACTTCCCAGCTATACTTAAAGAACTCGATAGATTGCTTACAATCAATGGAGTATTGAAAGATAATGCTTCAACCGAATTGGCCCGTATCCGGCATGAATTGTTTCAGGTACAGAATAGTATTTCCCGAAAACTGACAACCATTCTTCGGCAGGCTCAGGATGAAGGCTTTGTTGACAAGGAAGCTTCTCCAACTATGCGGGATGGACGCTTGGTTATTCCGGTTTCTCCTGCATTTAAACGCAAAGTGAGAGGTATTGTGCATGACGAATCGGCAACCGGCAAAACTATTTTTATCGAACCGGCAGAAGTTGTTGAAGCTAACAACCGGATACGAGAATTGCAATCGGAAGAACGACGTGAAAAAATTCGTATTCTTACCGTTTTTGCCAATTTTATCAGGCCACAATTAGTTGCTTTACAAACGGCTTATCAGATATTGGGAATTTTTGATTTTCTCCGGGCAAAAGCGTTGTTGGCATTACATCAACAGGCTATTGTGCCACATGTTGAAGCTGCTTGCATTGTTGAATGGCATCTGGCCGTTCATCCGCTTTTATCTGAAATGCTTCAGAAACAGCACCGTCAGATTGTGCCTCTGGACATGAAATTAGATGAAAAACAAAGAATTATCCTGATTTCAGGCCCTAATGCAGGAGGTAAATCGGTGTGTTTGAAAACCGTTGGACTATTACAATATATGCTTCAATGTGGATTGCCTGTACCCGTACATGAATCCAGCCGGTTCGGATTTTTTAATCATCTTTTTTTAGATATTGGAGATGAACAATCTATTGAAGATGACTTATCTACCTATAGTTCACATTTGAAACATATGAACTATTTTTTGCGGAAAGGTGATGGACAGACCCTAGTGCTAATTGATGAGTTAGGCGCTGGTACCGAACCGCAAATAGGAGGCGCAATTGCCGAAGCTGTATTGCATCGGTTGGTGAAAAATGGTGTTTTGGGTGTTGTCACAACCCATTATACGAATTTAAAGCAATTTGCCGATACTACCGAAGGCCTTGTCAATGGGGCAATGCTTTTCGATCGACAGCATTTGCAGCCTCTTTATCAACTGCAAATTGGCTTCCCTGGAAGTTCTTTTGCTCTGGAAATTTCACATAAGATTGGATTGCCGGAGGATGTGATTCAGGAAGCAAAAGGGAAAGCAGGCACTGCAACTGTTGATTTGGAGCGTTATGTACAAGCTATTTTGCGGGATAAACGCTATTGGGAAAATAAACGTCAAAAGATTCACCAACAGGAAAAACGTCTTGAGGAACTTGTCGCTCGCCATGAGGTGGCACAGGATGAACTGAAAGCCCAACGCAAAGATTTTATAGCGAAGGCTAAACAAGAAGCAACCCAACTTCTAAGTGATACCAATGCTATGATTGAAAATACAATCCGGCGTATTAAAGAATCGGCTGCCGATAAGGAGATAACGCGTGAAGCAAGGAAAGAGCTGGAATCATTTCGTCAAAAGGTGGTAACCGAAGAGGCGGGGAGAGCTCCAGTCGTCAACAAAAGTCATTCTAAAAGCGTCACGCAACATAAAAAACCGTCAGTGGCAAAAGAGAAACCTCTCCAGATTGGAGATTGGGTTCGTTTAACAGGGCATGCTTCTTCAGGAGAAATAATTGATGTGCAAGGCGATAATATTACGATTGCTTTTGGAAATTTGAAATCGACTGTTAAGAAGGATCGATTGGAACGCATTAGTAAAAGTCAGGTGAAAGAGTGGACAAAGAGTTCTTTGAATGCAGGAACTACTGCTGACGAAACTATGCGTCAAAGAAAACTCAATTTTCGCCCTGATATTGATGTTCGGGGGATGCGCGGTGAGGAAGCGCTGATTGCAGTGCAGTATTTTGTTGATGATGCATTGATGCTTGGAATAGAACGCATCAGGATATTGCATGGTACTGGAAACGGCATTCTCCGCCAGCTTATCCGACAATATTTATCTACGATTCATGGCGTGAAGCATTTTGCCGACGAACATGTTCAGTTTGGAGGTGCCGGAATTACTGTCGTTGAGTTGTAACAATCAATGATTATTCTTGTTGTTGACGGTCATACATCACCCAGGCTGTCTCAAAAGCGGTGTGCTTTCTCAGTGTTTGTAAAGCCGCTAACGCAGTGTCTTTGTTCGCAAAAGATTGGGTTATAATGCGATATAAATTGCGCAATTTTATTACGCTAAACGACATATTTTTTTTGTTTGCCAGTAATTTAACAAAATTTTCAGCCTGAGATTCAGTTTCGAAGGTAGCCACTACCAGATGCCAGTTTTTTTCTGCAATTACCGGATTAGTCGTTGTTTGCTTAAGTGATATGGTTGTGTTATGTGTAATGGATGATGTGGTAATCTGTTGATTTACTGTTGTTGTTTGTGCTTTGCCTTGCGTAACAGCATTGGATTGTTGCAGTGGTTGTTCTGTAAGCAGCTCAAAGGGATTCAACCTTGCAAAATCAGATTCGGTATGGAATTGTCGTGTTGGAAAAAGGAAAATGAGTAAAAGTACAGCAGCAGCTGTGGTAGCATATTTACTTACGTGTGGTAGCCGAACTACTAATTGCGTTTCGTCTTTTGTTGCAAAGTGATTTGAAGAAACTCTTACCGAAAAGAGGCCGATGTTTTCAGGTAAAAAATTGAATGATTCAGCCGGTCGAAATTCAATTTTATGTTGGTTGTTCATGATTAATTTACCAATTCTTCCGAAGGTAATTTCTTTGCCTTCCTGTAATTGTTCATGAAGTATGGCAACTGTTTGGGAAATGTTCCGGGCAGCTTTTCTATAAGTAGTTTTATGGGCTATCCGTAGCGTTTCTGTCAATAATCCATCATCGTATTGAAGGGATGGATTGAAGTATATAACGCTATATGGTGGTGCCAGTTGCTTGCCTTTTTCTGTCCATGATGCAGAAACAACGTTAACAATAAAAGCCCCAAGCCCGGGCACAATTACACAATCATGCTCACTCAGAAGAGTTTCAATATGTTCAATTATTTTTTCCACGACACAAAAGTAAAGAGAAAATATCATAAATGAACTGAGGTGAACAGAAAGTTGTTCACATGTTTTCAATCATTGTTGATAACTTCTGTGTCAATTTTCTTTCAATTAAGAATGTGACGCGTGCCATGAGGAGAGATGCCATTGTTACGTTTCAGTACGATAAACGGCTATTTTGACGTATATTTGTTGAAGTTTTACTTTGCCATTCACGAATTATGCAGTAAGACATTATAGAATGAAAGAAGTTTTCTAATTGCTATATTATGAGTGATTTATTATATTTGATGGAACAGCGAAGAAGCATTCGCCGTTTTGAAAATAGGTCGGTTGAGCCGGAAAAAGTAGAGATGCTATTACAGGCAGGGTTGTTGGCACCAACATCAAAAAATAGTCGTTC
The sequence above is drawn from the Microbacter margulisiae genome and encodes:
- a CDS encoding DUF4136 domain-containing protein; this encodes MKKAVFLLFIGTLMGALTGCSTPYHLLASQVMDNAQLNSYKTYSFVPYYQQGKMAEPGRLRFSESDYNGFINAIRTEMNKRGYTETSNGSLLIAVGLTVLRNATVNTNIYPAYGGIRYYSPAYFRYGWAPYWRHRTYRAYTTARIDKEGVLVMEMIDPKNESHLYTAAVSAVLDPSHTQLKDTTQLEQAARVLFKKFPVHSKK
- a CDS encoding DUF1573 domain-containing protein, producing MKKLSLLAFSVLISLICFAQERGKPVPVFSEQSFNFGRIPEEAGKVTHEFMFTNQGDGPLVIQQVIASCGCTTPVWPKEPIPPGGHASIRVTYSTIDRPGMFDKTITIYNNSNKNPVSLHITGEVIQKPVSIEQAYPQVMGPLRMKSRFISFGNMTTQGTKTEQILILNVSKAPVEVSLEKLPPYLKGIVVPSVMQPNSEAAVIFSLNSAMLHDWGIHSDEIPLIVNHDKAASHDNILTLTVNRLEDFTHLTPAERKNAPAISIIPGEVRLQDVKQNVMKRGSFIVKNSGASPLLLLKAFSDCDCIKTFLPKHAIAPQKEETVRFELTPGITLGDRFETLNIITNAPSAPSKQVHISWETVK
- a CDS encoding SPOR domain-containing protein encodes the protein MEKIIEHIETLLSEHDCVIVPGLGAFIVNVVSASWTEKGKQLAPPYSVIYFNPSLQYDDGLLTETLRIAHKTTYRKAARNISQTVAILHEQLQEGKEITFGRIGKLIMNNQHKIEFRPAESFNFLPENIGLFSVRVSSNHFATKDETQLVVRLPHVSKYATTAAAVLLLIFLFPTRQFHTESDFARLNPFELLTEQPLQQSNAVTQGKAQTTTVNQQITTSSITHNTTISLKQTTTNPVIAEKNWHLVVATFETESQAENFVKLLANKKNMSFSVIKLRNLYRIITQSFANKDTALAALQTLRKHTAFETAWVMYDRQQQE
- a CDS encoding endonuclease MutS2 — its product is MIYPASFEEKIGFVTLREQLQERCLCPIGKEEVDAMSFLVDYDSMMKRLTETSEMMVILSEEADQWPVNYYIDVRHWLGRIRVEGTFPTENELFDLQRSLQTIDEIIRFFRARQDRETRYHHLKELVNIEHFPAILKELDRLLTINGVLKDNASTELARIRHELFQVQNSISRKLTTILRQAQDEGFVDKEASPTMRDGRLVIPVSPAFKRKVRGIVHDESATGKTIFIEPAEVVEANNRIRELQSEERREKIRILTVFANFIRPQLVALQTAYQILGIFDFLRAKALLALHQQAIVPHVEAACIVEWHLAVHPLLSEMLQKQHRQIVPLDMKLDEKQRIILISGPNAGGKSVCLKTVGLLQYMLQCGLPVPVHESSRFGFFNHLFLDIGDEQSIEDDLSTYSSHLKHMNYFLRKGDGQTLVLIDELGAGTEPQIGGAIAEAVLHRLVKNGVLGVVTTHYTNLKQFADTTEGLVNGAMLFDRQHLQPLYQLQIGFPGSSFALEISHKIGLPEDVIQEAKGKAGTATVDLERYVQAILRDKRYWENKRQKIHQQEKRLEELVARHEVAQDELKAQRKDFIAKAKQEATQLLSDTNAMIENTIRRIKESAADKEITREARKELESFRQKVVTEEAGRAPVVNKSHSKSVTQHKKPSVAKEKPLQIGDWVRLTGHASSGEIIDVQGDNITIAFGNLKSTVKKDRLERISKSQVKEWTKSSLNAGTTADETMRQRKLNFRPDIDVRGMRGEEALIAVQYFVDDALMLGIERIRILHGTGNGILRQLIRQYLSTIHGVKHFADEHVQFGGAGITVVEL